One Acinetobacter colistiniresistens DNA segment encodes these proteins:
- a CDS encoding chromate resistance protein ChrB domain-containing protein — protein sequence MKISLLISSLPTQNTTTRMRVWRSVKASGAAILRDGVYLLPVSHSAKLDPIANDVISEQGTAYIFHAEQPTNLELAALFSRKEEYDALYKQLSELRDRQTKDEKKELLKQIRKLRKSIDALIEIDYYPDETQAQVLKELSGLELSIARLGEVNEPQAIQAHIQLLDKNCYQNRTWATRKKPWIDRLASAWLIKTFIDTSATFIWLETPSDCPKAALGFDFDGATFSHVNHWVTFEVLLHSFNLETPALKRLAEIVHYLDVGGIEPPEAIGIEKVIQGIRSQINDDDQLFALSNQIFDGLYATLARE from the coding sequence ATGAAAATATCCTTACTCATATCCTCACTACCTACACAGAATACAACCACTCGTATGAGAGTCTGGCGATCTGTCAAAGCAAGCGGCGCAGCGATTCTAAGAGATGGTGTCTATTTACTTCCTGTTTCCCATAGTGCAAAGCTTGACCCTATTGCTAATGATGTTATTTCAGAACAAGGAACGGCTTATATCTTTCATGCAGAGCAACCTACCAATCTTGAATTAGCTGCTTTGTTCAGCCGAAAAGAAGAATACGACGCTCTCTATAAACAACTCTCTGAGTTAAGGGATAGACAGACCAAAGATGAAAAGAAAGAGCTGCTCAAGCAAATCCGTAAATTAAGAAAAAGTATCGATGCACTTATAGAAATTGACTATTACCCTGATGAAACTCAAGCACAGGTTTTAAAGGAACTTTCCGGTTTAGAACTTTCAATTGCTCGTCTTGGTGAAGTAAATGAGCCTCAAGCAATACAAGCTCATATCCAACTGCTCGATAAAAATTGTTATCAAAACAGAACTTGGGCAACTCGTAAAAAACCTTGGATTGATCGTCTAGCCTCTGCATGGCTAATCAAGACTTTTATAGATACCTCAGCAACATTTATTTGGTTAGAAACCCCAAGTGACTGCCCAAAAGCAGCATTAGGATTCGATTTTGATGGTGCAACTTTTAGCCACGTCAATCACTGGGTAACCTTCGAAGTTCTTTTACACAGTTTTAATTTAGAAACACCTGCATTAAAGAGACTCGCTGAAATTGTTCATTACCTAGATGTAGGGGGAATTGAGCCTCCTGAAGCGATCGGTATTGAAAAAGTTATTCAAGGTATTCGAAGTCAGATAAATGATGATGATCAGCTATTTGCATTATCGAATCAGATTTTCGATGGTTTATATGCCACCCTAGCAAGAGAATAA
- the chrA gene encoding chromate efflux transporter: MKQELVIQPEQEIQSVSFWQAFLFWLKLGFISFGGPAGQIAVMHQELVEQKRWISEKRFLHALNYCMLLPGPEAQQLATYIGWLMHRTIGGIVAGVLFVLPSLFILIALSWVYVKFGDVPIIAGLFYGIKPAVVAIVFHATYRIGSRSLKNKFLWTIAALAFAAIFFFNLPFPLIVLSAAIIGYLASKKYPNFFTGGGSHQQGKKDYGPAFIDDDTPTPEHAMFSWKHLGKILFIGATLWFTPIVGLTLTLGWDHAYTQMAWFFTKAALLTFGGAYAVLPYVYQGAVDFYGWLSPTQMIDGLALGESTPGPLIMVVAFVGFLGGFNHTLLGSDHAFLAGALGAIIVTWFTFLFSFIFILAGAPVIETTHNELKFTAPLTAITAAVVGVILNLALFFSYHVLWPSGFNHPFNYEVASIAIAAFIALFHFEVKVMYVIFASAFCGLILYISPISSMFSS, encoded by the coding sequence ATGAAACAAGAACTTGTTATACAACCAGAACAAGAGATACAGTCAGTTTCATTTTGGCAAGCATTCTTATTCTGGCTTAAATTGGGATTCATTAGTTTTGGTGGGCCAGCAGGACAAATTGCTGTCATGCATCAAGAACTGGTTGAACAAAAACGTTGGATCTCTGAAAAACGTTTTTTACATGCGCTCAACTACTGTATGTTATTACCAGGACCTGAAGCACAACAATTAGCAACCTATATCGGTTGGTTAATGCACAGGACTATAGGGGGTATTGTGGCAGGGGTCTTATTCGTTTTACCCTCATTATTTATCCTAATCGCACTCTCATGGGTCTATGTAAAGTTTGGTGATGTGCCGATCATTGCTGGACTCTTTTATGGAATCAAACCTGCTGTTGTTGCAATTGTCTTTCATGCAACATATCGAATTGGTAGCCGATCATTAAAGAATAAGTTTTTATGGACCATCGCTGCTCTTGCATTTGCTGCTATCTTTTTCTTTAACCTCCCTTTCCCCTTAATTGTTCTAAGTGCTGCAATCATTGGATACTTAGCAAGTAAAAAGTATCCAAACTTTTTTACGGGTGGAGGTTCTCATCAGCAAGGTAAAAAGGATTATGGTCCTGCATTCATTGATGATGATACCCCAACCCCAGAACATGCCATGTTTAGTTGGAAGCACTTAGGAAAAATCTTATTTATCGGTGCAACTTTATGGTTTACACCAATTGTAGGTCTAACTCTGACCTTGGGATGGGATCATGCCTATACACAAATGGCTTGGTTCTTTACCAAAGCAGCGCTGTTAACCTTCGGTGGGGCTTATGCGGTACTGCCTTATGTGTATCAAGGTGCTGTAGATTTTTATGGCTGGTTGAGCCCAACACAAATGATCGACGGCCTAGCACTTGGTGAAAGTACCCCTGGCCCACTGATTATGGTGGTTGCCTTTGTAGGATTCCTAGGTGGTTTTAATCATACATTATTGGGAAGTGATCATGCATTTTTAGCTGGTGCTTTAGGTGCCATCATTGTGACTTGGTTTACATTCCTTTTTTCTTTCATATTTATTCTAGCTGGCGCCCCAGTGATTGAAACAACGCATAACGAGTTAAAATTTACTGCACCATTAACAGCAATTACTGCTGCGGTAGTGGGTGTAATTTTAAATCTCGCACTTTTCTTCAGTTATCACGTTTTATGGCCTAGTGGATTCAACCATCCCTTCAACTATGAAGTAGCATCGATTGCCATTGCAGCATTCATCGCCTTATTCCATTTTGAAGTTAAAGTCATGTATGTAATTTTTGCTTCTGCCTTCTGTGGCTTGATCTTGTATATAAGTCCGATAAGCTCAATGTTTTCATCTTGA
- a CDS encoding TetR/AcrR family transcriptional regulator — translation MTTSRRRPKHDPKESEREILKAAEQFLNEHHFRDLNIDEVMRRTGLKRPAFYVHFRDKHDLTLRLVENIARELFNITERWLAGNNLQDDLERALVDSINVYVQHGRLLRAFVEAASGDERVDSVYRTIIQDFIKAAAQHIRAEQLAGNIKKNLDIDETAKALIWLEERYLSEAFGRSSHVEPEVVIRVLRNIWTSTLYVNK, via the coding sequence ATGACAACTTCTCGCCGTAGACCTAAACATGATCCAAAAGAATCTGAGCGAGAAATATTAAAAGCTGCCGAACAGTTTTTAAATGAACACCATTTTCGTGACCTAAATATTGATGAAGTCATGCGACGCACGGGTTTAAAACGACCAGCTTTTTATGTTCATTTCCGTGATAAACACGATCTTACGCTTCGTCTTGTTGAGAACATTGCCAGAGAATTGTTTAATATCACGGAACGGTGGTTGGCAGGAAATAATCTTCAGGACGATTTAGAGCGAGCCTTGGTCGACTCTATAAATGTCTATGTACAACATGGTCGTTTATTAAGGGCCTTTGTCGAAGCAGCAAGTGGAGATGAACGTGTTGATAGTGTCTATCGAACTATAATTCAAGACTTTATCAAGGCGGCTGCTCAACACATAAGAGCAGAACAACTGGCAGGAAATATTAAAAAAAATTTGGATATCGACGAAACAGCAAAAGCGCTGATTTGGTTAGAAGAACGTTATCTTTCGGAAGCATTTGGGCGTTCATCTCATGTAGAACCCGAGGTCGTTATCAGGGTACTTCGAAATATTTGGACTTCAACACTTTATGTGAATAAATAA
- a CDS encoding flavin-containing monooxygenase: MSTSDQITITDVLIIGAGISGISAAYHLKKYRPNTTFTLLEGRDEIGGTWSLFRYPGIRSDSDMQSFAFGFKPWTNKRVFGSAQMICNYLKETITENDIESHIRFGHYMSSAEFSSSEGLWTVKVKRQDQKVLTTFRSRFLLMSTGYYDYDNGYTPEFKGAEEFQGLIIHPQHWPENLDYSGKKVVVIGSGATAVTLIPAMAEKVGHITMLQRSPSYVMAAPSTDAIANTLNRVFSPQRAFDLIRHKNIALTRGVYNLSRRFPKLMRRFLISDVQRNLPKDFDVATHFSPKYNPWDERLCVVPDGDMFKAISAGKASVVTDHIECFSKEGILLKSGKTLEADIIVTATGLNAVAFSKTQLIVDGKKIVYPETTIFKSMMLSDIPNFAFAFGYTNLAWTLKVDLVWKHFCRLLDYMDENKYATFTPVISDKSMKRIPFVDLNSGYIQRSIAQFPMAGTQGPWIVKQDYKFDVERLRKGPVFDKELCFTDVGLKKKPSVVPAETMPEQIKIQA, translated from the coding sequence ATGAGTACATCAGATCAAATTACTATTACTGATGTTTTAATTATCGGCGCAGGGATCTCAGGTATTAGCGCAGCCTACCATTTAAAAAAATATAGACCAAATACAACATTCACACTGCTAGAAGGTCGTGACGAAATTGGAGGCACATGGAGCCTGTTCCGTTACCCAGGCATTCGTTCAGATTCAGACATGCAGTCATTTGCATTTGGCTTTAAGCCGTGGACCAATAAAAGGGTTTTTGGCAGTGCTCAAATGATCTGTAATTATTTAAAAGAAACGATCACTGAGAACGACATCGAATCTCATATTCGCTTTGGCCATTATATGAGCAGCGCCGAATTCTCATCTTCTGAAGGTCTATGGACAGTAAAAGTGAAGCGTCAAGATCAGAAAGTTTTAACCACTTTCCGCTCCCGCTTCTTACTGATGAGTACAGGTTATTATGACTATGATAACGGCTATACACCTGAGTTTAAAGGAGCTGAGGAATTTCAAGGACTCATTATTCACCCCCAACACTGGCCAGAAAATCTCGATTATTCTGGTAAAAAGGTGGTGGTGATTGGTAGTGGCGCAACAGCCGTGACCTTAATTCCTGCCATGGCTGAAAAGGTTGGGCATATTACCATGCTCCAGAGATCACCAAGCTATGTCATGGCAGCGCCAAGTACAGATGCAATCGCGAATACTCTCAATCGTGTTTTCTCACCACAACGTGCTTTCGATCTGATCCGCCATAAAAATATTGCCTTAACTCGGGGCGTCTACAATTTAAGTCGTCGCTTTCCGAAGCTGATGCGTCGCTTTCTAATCTCGGATGTACAACGAAATCTACCAAAAGACTTTGATGTAGCGACTCATTTTTCACCGAAATACAATCCGTGGGATGAACGTTTGTGTGTTGTACCCGATGGCGATATGTTCAAAGCAATTTCTGCGGGTAAAGCGTCTGTGGTCACCGATCATATTGAGTGTTTTAGCAAAGAAGGGATTTTACTTAAATCAGGAAAAACGCTGGAAGCCGATATCATTGTGACCGCTACAGGCCTCAATGCTGTCGCATTTAGCAAGACACAATTGATTGTGGATGGAAAAAAAATAGTTTATCCAGAGACCACGATTTTCAAATCAATGATGTTATCCGATATTCCCAACTTTGCTTTCGCATTCGGCTACACCAATCTGGCATGGACCTTAAAAGTTGATCTAGTCTGGAAACACTTCTGTAGATTACTGGATTACATGGATGAAAATAAGTACGCAACATTCACACCAGTCATCAGTGATAAAAGCATGAAACGCATTCCATTTGTAGACCTGAATTCAGGCTACATTCAACGAAGCATCGCACAATTTCCAATGGCAGGTACACAAGGTCCATGGATTGTAAAACAAGATTATAAATTCGATGTTGAACGACTCCGTAAAGGTCCCGTTTTTGATAAAGAACTATGTTTTACAGATGTTGGGCTTAAGAAAAAGCCAAGTGTTGTTCCGGCAGAAACAATGCCAGAACAGATCAAAATTCAGGCTTAA
- a CDS encoding alpha/beta hydrolase: protein MENIKFTSKGITCSAWYLPATSEEFMTAQGRPCIVMATGFGGTKDTGLLDFAEPFSQAGFDTLVFDYRGFGESAGSPRQHVSYIQQREDYHAAIEAARSLPHVDGSRIALWGTSYSGGHVVVVAAQDSKISAVVSMNPATDGLAALKQVFQYGGIKQITTAIGHGIKDLMHAITQRPPHLIPIVGQPGTAAMISTPGAEESYTAMAGPTWRNEVCARAALEVSYNRPVTFAKKVKCPALIQVGSNDQIAPPNPARKTARLIQGPTELLEYPIDHFDFYTESWHGAVLNDQIGFLKKALAPQPQRNESL from the coding sequence ATGGAAAATATTAAATTTACAAGTAAAGGAATTACCTGTTCTGCGTGGTATCTCCCTGCAACCTCAGAAGAGTTTATGACAGCTCAAGGACGGCCTTGCATTGTGATGGCCACAGGTTTTGGCGGTACCAAAGATACAGGATTACTCGATTTTGCCGAGCCGTTCAGCCAAGCAGGTTTTGATACATTGGTATTTGACTATCGCGGATTTGGCGAGTCAGCAGGCTCTCCTAGACAACATGTCTCTTACATTCAACAGCGTGAGGATTATCATGCTGCAATTGAAGCTGCAAGGAGTTTGCCCCATGTAGATGGAAGTCGTATTGCGCTGTGGGGCACGTCTTATTCGGGTGGTCATGTGGTGGTGGTTGCTGCCCAAGATTCAAAAATATCGGCTGTCGTCTCCATGAATCCAGCAACTGATGGTTTAGCCGCTCTAAAACAAGTATTCCAGTATGGTGGAATAAAGCAGATAACAACTGCGATCGGTCATGGCATTAAAGATTTAATGCATGCCATCACTCAACGCCCTCCTCATCTCATTCCAATTGTTGGGCAGCCAGGTACCGCTGCAATGATCAGTACACCTGGCGCTGAAGAAAGCTATACCGCAATGGCGGGTCCAACCTGGCGGAATGAGGTCTGTGCTCGCGCAGCTCTGGAAGTTTCATACAACCGGCCCGTTACTTTTGCAAAAAAAGTGAAGTGCCCTGCTTTGATCCAAGTGGGTTCCAATGACCAGATCGCACCACCAAATCCAGCCCGAAAAACGGCACGTCTGATTCAAGGCCCCACTGAACTGCTGGAATATCCGATTGATCATTTTGATTTTTATACCGAATCATGGCATGGCGCGGTACTCAATGATCAGATCGGTTTCTTGAAAAAGGCACTTGCTCCACAACCCCAGAGAAATGAAAGTTTATAA
- a CDS encoding phytanoyl-CoA dioxygenase family protein, translating to MSLVKLSKDTQVDEIVSIIKRDGGVIIENFLNDEMTHDIYQILSEQLELIPDGEDEYFAGTKTRRMSRLFARLPQMPLVAMNPVFLDTAKAILQTPLQAWSGENRIELYPDIQVGVTQAIQIWPGQKAQPLHRDDTVWMWQHPGYGREARVQIMFAVTDFTEENGATRVIPASHLWDDQRVPKEDETVAAEMKAGDALIWIGSTYHGGGANVSHAPRIGLTMSYDLGFLRQEENHYLSLSTETIKSFPDELRGLLGWNMSTTFVGFVEHEGKMMSPIDMLNVQEFKTTGII from the coding sequence ATGTCACTCGTCAAATTAAGCAAAGATACACAAGTCGATGAAATTGTTTCGATTATTAAAAGAGATGGTGGTGTCATCATTGAAAATTTTTTAAATGATGAAATGACCCACGATATTTATCAAATATTATCTGAGCAATTAGAGTTGATTCCAGATGGAGAAGATGAATATTTTGCGGGTACGAAAACCCGCCGAATGAGCCGTTTATTTGCGCGCTTGCCACAAATGCCATTGGTCGCAATGAATCCAGTATTTTTAGATACCGCAAAAGCGATTCTCCAAACTCCACTACAGGCATGGAGCGGTGAAAATAGAATTGAACTCTATCCAGACATTCAGGTTGGTGTGACTCAAGCGATTCAGATCTGGCCAGGTCAAAAAGCACAACCCCTACATCGTGACGATACGGTATGGATGTGGCAACATCCGGGTTATGGTCGTGAAGCCAGAGTACAAATCATGTTTGCTGTGACTGATTTTACAGAAGAAAATGGTGCGACTCGCGTCATTCCAGCCAGCCATTTGTGGGATGATCAAAGAGTACCTAAAGAAGATGAAACCGTCGCGGCCGAAATGAAAGCAGGAGATGCTTTAATCTGGATTGGCTCAACCTATCATGGTGGAGGTGCCAATGTCAGCCATGCACCTCGTATTGGATTGACTATGTCTTATGATCTGGGCTTTCTCAGACAGGAAGAAAATCATTATTTATCTCTCTCCACCGAAACAATTAAAAGCTTCCCTGATGAGTTAAGAGGATTACTTGGTTGGAATATGAGCACGACTTTTGTTGGATTTGTCGAACATGAAGGTAAGATGATGAGTCCAATCGATATGTTAAATGTTCAGGAATTTAAAACCACTGGGATTATCTGA
- a CDS encoding esterase/lipase family protein translates to MPRLTFPLFQPLCILTVFSVLIISGCQVVSLKKQTLHTTIANERNSILTQGKLSGASLNLLYMSDMDMKLCMKNPDACIVDLEKIPQVQTEQLLSAASELYLSRALTLADSHDCKINKNTKLESKQTQQVNECLDQQLQALDKSIRYSYAYLFKTSRQPQERIFDNRQVQIRDFYNQALNQLVNVYSAKNTSATIPENIKIGESTYTIDIDSYPKLQGKKLEKFTSSYNMNFSGLRTINRRDGFGADFVAVLHTKENDPKNGNPYILDPLTYAYPNGVNPNIHEAHYLASTLIAQPVDEQATLSEILSRPDFKIKIYDPYNVEKIKIEDKEYALAANFSAPYGLWLAENNLGSAAYLTLIDRNQRLTMPHLYMLEPYNPNKKVIVLIHGLASSPEAWIAVTNEIMGDKTLREHYQVWQVFYSTNMPILESRFQISALLKQTFASLNPQDPASQNAVLIGHSMGGIISRLLVSHADISKEALPMMSNHVQARMRKHPVIGERLKMEPIPNFDRVIFLAAPHRGTSYADRWFTVTARNIIGLPSAFLKTLTNTLTSYDDDLKDFVRTINNRLQNGPSDLSNKSEFMELTSDIQPKEGLVFHSIMGNITKSNDTDTITDGIVPYKSAHLEGAISEKIIKGGHSIQIKPETVLELGTVLNFV, encoded by the coding sequence ATGCCAAGACTTACATTTCCTCTATTTCAGCCGCTATGTATTCTGACTGTATTTAGCGTTCTAATAATAAGTGGCTGTCAGGTGGTTAGCCTAAAAAAACAGACGTTGCATACTACGATTGCCAATGAACGTAACAGTATTCTCACTCAAGGAAAGTTGAGTGGCGCCAGCCTGAATCTGCTCTATATGTCCGATATGGACATGAAATTGTGCATGAAAAACCCAGATGCATGTATTGTCGATCTGGAAAAAATTCCTCAGGTACAAACAGAACAACTATTATCAGCCGCTAGCGAGTTGTATCTATCCAGAGCTCTGACGCTTGCAGACTCGCATGATTGCAAAATCAATAAAAATACTAAACTAGAATCTAAACAAACCCAACAGGTGAATGAATGTTTAGACCAACAACTGCAAGCTTTAGATAAAAGTATTCGTTACAGCTATGCCTATCTGTTTAAGACTTCTCGTCAGCCTCAAGAGCGTATTTTTGATAACCGTCAGGTGCAAATTCGGGACTTTTATAATCAGGCACTCAACCAATTAGTAAATGTGTACAGCGCCAAGAATACTTCTGCAACGATTCCAGAAAACATTAAAATTGGTGAAAGTACCTATACGATTGATATTGATTCATATCCCAAACTACAAGGTAAAAAGCTTGAGAAATTTACTTCAAGCTACAATATGAACTTTTCTGGATTAAGAACCATTAACCGTCGTGATGGTTTTGGTGCAGATTTTGTCGCGGTTTTACACACTAAAGAGAATGATCCCAAGAATGGAAATCCCTATATTCTTGACCCACTCACCTATGCTTATCCAAACGGCGTTAATCCCAATATCCATGAAGCCCATTATCTTGCTTCAACTCTGATTGCCCAGCCAGTCGATGAGCAAGCCACACTCAGCGAGATATTAAGTCGCCCAGATTTCAAAATAAAAATCTATGATCCCTACAATGTAGAAAAGATCAAAATTGAAGATAAAGAATACGCTCTGGCAGCGAACTTCTCTGCGCCCTATGGTTTATGGTTAGCAGAGAATAACTTAGGCTCTGCTGCATATCTAACCTTGATTGACCGTAATCAACGTTTGACTATGCCTCATCTATATATGCTTGAACCCTATAATCCGAATAAAAAAGTGATTGTTTTGATTCATGGACTGGCCAGCAGCCCAGAAGCATGGATTGCTGTAACGAATGAAATTATGGGGGATAAGACACTACGTGAGCATTATCAGGTTTGGCAAGTATTTTACTCGACCAATATGCCCATTCTGGAAAGTCGCTTTCAGATTTCTGCTTTACTCAAACAAACATTTGCCTCTCTCAACCCACAAGACCCTGCATCTCAAAATGCTGTTTTGATTGGTCATAGTATGGGAGGAATTATTAGCCGCCTTTTAGTCAGTCATGCAGATATTTCAAAAGAAGCCTTACCGATGATGAGTAACCACGTTCAAGCTCGGATGAGAAAACATCCAGTTATAGGCGAACGCTTAAAGATGGAACCGATTCCAAACTTTGATCGCGTCATTTTCCTTGCTGCTCCTCATCGTGGAACAAGCTATGCCGACCGCTGGTTCACCGTAACTGCACGAAACATTATTGGACTGCCCTCAGCATTTTTAAAAACATTAACCAATACACTCACGAGCTATGACGATGATCTTAAAGATTTTGTCAGAACCATCAATAACAGGCTACAAAATGGCCCTAGCGATCTGAGTAATAAGTCAGAGTTTATGGAACTCACCTCGGATATACAGCCTAAAGAAGGTTTGGTTTTTCATTCCATCATGGGCAATATCACCAAAAGTAATGATACTGATACCATTACGGATGGCATTGTTCCTTATAAAAGTGCCCATTTAGAAGGTGCGATTTCAGAGAAAATCATTAAAGGCGGGCATTCTATTCAAATAAAGCCTGAAACGGTATTGGAACTTGGGACTGTTCTAAATTTTGTGTAA